From Cydia strobilella chromosome 4, ilCydStro3.1, whole genome shotgun sequence, the proteins below share one genomic window:
- the LOC134740564 gene encoding small ribosomal subunit protein mS40: MALWIGIQSSIRRIILAEARTSVRFYCEPADNGEGEEQKPIDPAKDRTKIIPPETSIRYMQSKAYQQTYGEKPVWFLYRRNHKGAFAPRKTRKTCVRNGIISTGNPCPICRDEYLVLDHRNTKLLEQFISEHTGQILDAFKTGLCRKKQKELLVAIERAWDQGNLTYDVPFREYDYSLYYKKQLTQ; this comes from the exons ATGGCTCTGTGGATTGGTATACAATCATCCATACGTAGAATTATTTTAGCCGAAGCTAGGACCAGTGTTCGTTTCTACTGTGAGCCGGCCGACAATGGTGAAGGCGAGGAGCAAAAACCGATCGATCCAGCTAAAGATAGGACCAAAATTATTCCCCCAGAAACCAGTATAAGATATATGCAAAGCAAAGCCTACCAACAAACTTATGGGGAGAAACCAGTATGGTTTTTGTACAGACGTAACCACAAAGGTGCTTTTGCTCCAAGAAAGACGAGAAAAACTTGTGTGAGGAACGGTATTATATCGACAGGAAACCCTTGTCCCATTTGCAGGGATGAATATCTGGTTTTAGATCACAGGAATACTAAATTACTGGAACAGTTTATTTCGGAGCACACTGGACAG ATACTGGATGCATTCAAGACAGGACTCTGCCGAAAGAAGCAGAAAGAGCTCCTAGTGGCCATTGAACGAGCTTGGGACCAAGGAAACCTCACATATGATGTGCCATTCAGGGAATATGACTACTCCTTATATTACAAGAAACAATTAACACAGTAA
- the LOC134740565 gene encoding suppressor APC domain-containing protein 2, producing MSMTQAPSRNMESLPKQFVSAMRTLFDIMDDKHTGYVKLTDIENRWRDDRTKGLPRGVIESLQKVASHDGLLTFERFCTGLKICLLCNQVEKSSDKVNRLNDEESGGGNVQISNNTHGHHRPPSAPLLDVDVQQDKNWNAIKNTETTSQQRTISMPQLLGRKDGPFQEMSNHGAAINKHDRVFAPPKPPRLEKISAERKEPSRSFKTDDAPRFEPEDIGDLKIDFEEVARSGEEASRGLGDGRPSNDTQAQGMRRMRRREPRRHTLHNGVDYNLLKRMKQIEQEKDVLLQGLNAVEEAREWYLKQLGEVQEKMRHAGRMGVYVEPWSEAHQERLELLRARVLELNRQLGALAAGWRHGQLSLHMNLALPAAPNTGVFTSVTKQNRVLAEEVNRKNERIAVLEREKSALIREVLGQRNRTKILDNFA from the exons ATGAGTATGACCCAAGCTCCATCTAGAAATATGGAATCATTACCAAAGCAGTTTGTATCCGCGATGCGGACGTTGTTCGATATTATGGATGATAAACATACTGGGTACGTAAAGCTCACGGATATCGAAAATCGTTGGAGAGATGACCGCACTAAGGGTTTGCCAAGAGGTGTTATAGAGAGCCTTCAAAAGGTCGCTTCCCACGACGGTTTACTAACATTTGAACGCTTTTGTACCGGCCTTAAAATCTGTCTTTTGTGCAATCAAGTTGAAAAAAGTTCTGATAAAGTTAACAGACTTAACGACGAAGAATCAGGAGGCGGCAATGTTCAAATAAGCAACAATACTCATGGCCACCATCGCCCGCCTTCAGCGCCCTTGCTCGATGTCGATGTGCAGCAGGACAAGAATTGGAACGCAATTAAAAATACAGAGACAACATCACAACAAAGAACTATCAGCATGCCCCAGTTGCTAGGCCGCAAAGATGGCCCTTTCCAAGAGATGAGTAACCACGGAGCAGCAATAAATAAACACGACAGGGTTTTCGCTCCTCCAAAACCGCCAAGATTGGAGAAAATTTCTGCAGAAAGGAAGGAACCCTCTAGAAGCTTCAAAACAGATGACGCACCACGCTTTGAGCCTGAAGACATTGGGGACTTAAAAATTGACTTTGAGGAAGTAGCTCGGTCGGGAGAGGAGGCCAGTAGAGGCCTGGGAGATGGAAGACCATCAAACGACACACAAGCGCAAGGCATGCGTCGCATGCGCCGTCGCGAGCCTCGGCGACACACCCTACATAACGGTGTAGACTATAATCTCCTTAAACGAATGAAACAAATTGAACAAGAAAAGGATGTGTTGCTACAGGGGTTGAATGCAGTCGAGGAAGCAAGAGAGTGGTATTTAAAGCAGTTGGGCGAGGTCCAGGAGAAGATGCGACATGCTGGGCGGATGGGAGTTTATGTT GAGCCATGGAGTGAAGCGCATCAGGAACGGCTGGAGCTACTGCGGGCACGAGTGCTGGAGTTGAACCGGCAGCTGGGCGCGCTCGCGGCAGGCTGGCGGCACGGCCAGCTGTCGCTGCACATGAACCTGGCGCTGCCGGCCGCGCCAAACACGGGCGTGTTCACATCCGTCACCAAACAGAACCGCGTGTTAGCCGAG GAAGTCAATCGGAAAAATGAGAGAATAGCTGTTTTGGAGAGGGAAAAGTCAGCACTGATCAGAGAGGTGTTAGGACAAAGAAATCGAACAAAGATACTGGATAACTTTGCATAA
- the LOC134740997 gene encoding uncharacterized protein LOC134740997 isoform X1 — MSNLEENGKNPPISDLNGSINSEKPRKDWVKFEEDSSLSSVPLSEISPQAAAAIVPSTSESTTSAHPAVLKTESVHVNLERGDKSVEVAPQPTLTKNVEFVNIRTGFSNGDIIVTILPSNTKWPWVTAARFRPELVPEELMAQGLTLTVEEYVHAMELLVNDARFTLYNICYKRVLVCWITLAFLVLLALLFSGLTGLLLFSLGVLWLVLNAAAIFLCMWIKLTLSKGLEQCLASVNKLLNKHKLILALDDRGKISCHKVNLCFIYFDSGPCVAHIQQFIESEEGKTIMQGWEHRLDVSANDIVIQGSQSTRLSRKQAMADQLYLRYLQRWGKDFLRRRLDWTLDEEAGNPAAPRHLTQALCPCQYVEEILRNKEPRDTRACCPTCNSWLRRRGLD; from the exons ATGAGTAACTTAGAAGAAAATGGAAAAAACCCGCCGATAAGTGATTTAAATGGCAGCATAAACAGTGAAAAACCACGCAAAGATTGGGTAAAATTTGAAGAAGATTCGTCTCTATCTTCGGTGCCTCTGTCGGAGATATCACCACAAGCGGCTGCTGCTATTGTACCCAGCACATCCGAGTCCACAACTTCGGCACATCCAGCAGTATTGAAGACTGAATCGGTGCATGTAAACTTAGAGCGCGGTGACAAATCTGTGGAAGTCGCGCCTCAACCAACGTTAACTAAAAATGTTGAATTTGTTAACATACGTACGGGTTTTT CGAATGGGGACATCATAGTAACGATACTTCCATCAAATACCAAGTGGCCATGGGTTACAGCAGCACGCTTCAGACCCGAATTAGTTCCTGAAGAACTCATGGCTCAAGGACTTACT CTTACTGTTGAAGAATATGTCCATGCCATGGAATTACTTGTAAATGATGCCCGCTTCACTCTGTACAATATCTGCTACAAGCGTGTTCTTGTTTGTTGGATAACACTTGCATTTCTGGTGCTCCTAGCTCTACTCTTTTCTGGATTGACAGGTCTCTTACTCTTTTCCCTCGGTGTCTTATGGCTAGTACTTAATGCTGCTGCTATATTCCTTTGTATGTGGATAAAATTAACTCTTTCAAAGGGCCTGGAGCAATGTCTGGCAAGTGTGAATAAGTTgctaaataaacataaattgaTATTGGCCTTGGATGATCGAGGAAAGATATCTTGCCATAAAGTTAATCTTTGTTTCATTTACTTTGATTCTGGTCCATGTGTGGCTCATATTCAGCAGTTTATTGAGAGTGAAGAGGGCAAAACTATAATGCAAGGCTGGGAACACAGACTTGATGTGTCGGCAAATGATATCGTCATTCAAGGAAGTCAGTCAACTAGGTTGTCTCGGAAACAG GCTATGGCAGACCAGTTGTACCTCCGGTACCTGCAGCGGTGGGGCAAAGACTTCCTTCGGCGTCGGCTCGACTGGACCCTAGACGAGGAGGCCGGGAACCCCGCGGCGCCGCGCCACTTAACACAAGCGCTTTGTCCCTGTCAATATGTCGAGGAGATTTTGAGGAATAAAGAGCCGAGAGACACGCGAGCCTGTTGCCCGACCTGCAACAGCTGGCTCAGGCGCCGCGGGCTCGACTGA
- the LOC134740997 gene encoding uncharacterized protein LOC134740997 isoform X2: MSNLEENGKNPPISDLNGSINSEKPRKDWVKFEEDSSLSSVPLSEISPQAAAAIVPSTSESTTSAHPAVLKTESVHVNLERGDKSVEVAPQPTLTKNVEFVNIRTGFSNGDIIVTILPSNTKWPWVTAARFRPELVPEELMAQGLTLTVEEYVHAMELLVNDARFTLYNICYKRVLVCWITLAFLVLLALLFSGLTGLLLFSLGVLWLVLNAAAIFLCMWIKLTLSKGLEQCLASVNKLLNKHKLILALDDRGKISCHKVNLCFIYFDSGPCVAHIQQFIESEEGKTIMQGWEHRLDVSANDIVIQGSQSTRLSRKQERGALLYLRYVGRWGAMAVKNRLNLSSTVPGRHGEKYVCPCQFVEEHLKCKPPAGIAKFFMLPNQNVQLF; the protein is encoded by the exons ATGAGTAACTTAGAAGAAAATGGAAAAAACCCGCCGATAAGTGATTTAAATGGCAGCATAAACAGTGAAAAACCACGCAAAGATTGGGTAAAATTTGAAGAAGATTCGTCTCTATCTTCGGTGCCTCTGTCGGAGATATCACCACAAGCGGCTGCTGCTATTGTACCCAGCACATCCGAGTCCACAACTTCGGCACATCCAGCAGTATTGAAGACTGAATCGGTGCATGTAAACTTAGAGCGCGGTGACAAATCTGTGGAAGTCGCGCCTCAACCAACGTTAACTAAAAATGTTGAATTTGTTAACATACGTACGGGTTTTT CGAATGGGGACATCATAGTAACGATACTTCCATCAAATACCAAGTGGCCATGGGTTACAGCAGCACGCTTCAGACCCGAATTAGTTCCTGAAGAACTCATGGCTCAAGGACTTACT CTTACTGTTGAAGAATATGTCCATGCCATGGAATTACTTGTAAATGATGCCCGCTTCACTCTGTACAATATCTGCTACAAGCGTGTTCTTGTTTGTTGGATAACACTTGCATTTCTGGTGCTCCTAGCTCTACTCTTTTCTGGATTGACAGGTCTCTTACTCTTTTCCCTCGGTGTCTTATGGCTAGTACTTAATGCTGCTGCTATATTCCTTTGTATGTGGATAAAATTAACTCTTTCAAAGGGCCTGGAGCAATGTCTGGCAAGTGTGAATAAGTTgctaaataaacataaattgaTATTGGCCTTGGATGATCGAGGAAAGATATCTTGCCATAAAGTTAATCTTTGTTTCATTTACTTTGATTCTGGTCCATGTGTGGCTCATATTCAGCAGTTTATTGAGAGTGAAGAGGGCAAAACTATAATGCAAGGCTGGGAACACAGACTTGATGTGTCGGCAAATGATATCGTCATTCAAGGAAGTCAGTCAACTAGGTTGTCTCGGAAACAG GAAAGAGGTGCGCTTCTTTATTTGCGGTACGTGGGGCGATGGGGCGCCATGGCTGTCAAAAACAGACTTAATCTCAGCAGCACCGTGCCCGGCCGCCATGGTGAGAAATACGTCTGCCCTTGCCAGTTCGTAGAGGAGCACCTTAAATGCAAGCCACCGGCTGGCATTGCAAAGTTTTTCATGTTACCGAATCAGAATGTTCAACTGTTTTAA